One stretch of Bombina bombina isolate aBomBom1 chromosome 7, aBomBom1.pri, whole genome shotgun sequence DNA includes these proteins:
- the B3GALT4 gene encoding beta-1,3-galactosyltransferase 4: MQRLAVFCLRGFHLSRRQISGQLILFLLCLTIFITLLSVLGQIEEVITQALSLFYHTPSSISSDQVSLISVPRILISPPNICVSPLLLLILVPSSPSHLKQRDAIRETWGRSSPSDGFRRLFLLGIPQTQEQRIIVDQEVALHGDIILADFLDSYRNLTLKTLAGLAWASQRCSSAKYILKVDDDVFVNTVLLMQFLQGQKELLYMGRVQWRVRTDRNPSSRHYMPEDAYEYSHYPPYCGGPAYVLAQEAIRLLLQQEWNSPLPPVEDAFIGILAWAAGVPPLHIAKMSGSMFFPHEHCCYRTIFTSHGLSPRGMREAWNLLADSRNSWCPLAMLQCMLFGQYVENGEKLI, encoded by the coding sequence ATGCAACGATTGGCTGTTTTCTGTTTACGAGGCTTTCATCTGTCTCGTAGGCAAATTTCTGGTCAGCTTATCCTTTTCCTTCTCTGCCTGACCATTTTCATTACCTTGCTTTCTGTCTTGGGGCAGATTGAAGAGGTTATTACCCAAGCTCTTTCTCTGTTCTATCATACACCGTCTAGTATTTCTTCTGACCAAGTTTCCCTCATTTCTGTGCCCCGAATCCTTATCTCCCCACCCAATATCTGTGTCTCTCCTCTACTTCTTCTCATCTTGGTTCCAAGCTCTCCATCCCATTTAAAGCAGAGAGATGCCATCCGTGAAACATGGGGAAGAAGTTCTCCCTCTGATGGATTCCGTAGGCTCTTTCTTTTGGGCATCCCGCAAACACAAGAGCAGCGCATCATTGTGGACCAAGAGGTGGCACTCCATGGGGACATCATTCTGGCTGACTTTTTAGATTCTTATAGAAACTTGACGTTAAAGACACTTGCAGGACTTGCGTGGGCATCGCAGAGATGCAGCAGTGCCAAGTATATTCTAAAGGTTGACGATGATGTTTTTGTCAACACGGTCTTATTAATGCAGTTCCTACAAGGACAAAAAGAACTGCTGTACATGGGACGAGTACAATGGAGGGTTAGGACCGATAGAAACCCTAGTAGTCGACATTACATGCCAGAAGATGCCTATGAATACAGTCACTACCCACCTTACTGCGGTGGTCCTGCCTACGTATTGGCGCAGGAAGCAATCAGACTCCTTTTACAGCAGGAATGGAACAGTCCACTGCCACCAGTGGAAGACGCTTTTATTGGAATTCTAGCATGGGCTGCTGGCGTGCCCCCACTACACATAGCAAAGATGTCCGGTTCAATGTTTTTTCCCCATGAGCACTGCTGTTATCGAACAATCTTTACCTCTCACGGACTGTCACCTAGAGGCATGAGAGAAGCATGGAATTTGTTGGCAGATTCAAGAAATAGTTGGTGCCCATTAGCCATGCTACAGTGTATGCTATTTGGGCAGTATGTAGAAAATGGTGAAAAACTGATTTAA